In Saccharomyces eubayanus strain FM1318 chromosome XIII, whole genome shotgun sequence, one DNA window encodes the following:
- a CDS encoding glycoside hydrolase family 13 protein, translating into MTISSAHPEIEPKWWKEATIYQIYPASFKDSNNDGWGDMKGIASKLEYIKELGADAIWISPFYDSPQDDMGYDIANYEKVWPTYGTNEECFALIEKTHKLGMKFITDLVINHCSSEHEWFKESRSSKTNPKRDWFFWRPPKGYDADGAPIPPNNWKSYFGGSAWTFDEKTQEFYLRLFATRQPDLNWESEDCRKAIYESAVGYWLDHGVDGFRIDVGSLYSKVHGLPDAPIVDESSIWQSSDPMTLNGPRIHEFHQEMNSFIRDRVKDGREIMTVGEMQHASDETKKLYTSASRHELGELFNFSHTDVGTSPLFRYSLVPFELKDWKIALAELFRYINGTDCWSTIYLENHDQPRSITRFGDDSQKNRAISGKLLSVLLASLTGSLFIYQGQELGQINFKNWPVEKYEDVEIRNNYRLIREEYGEKSEQMKKFLEGIALMSRDHARTPMPWTHEEPNAGFSGPTGKPWFYLNESFREGINVEDEQKDPNSVLAFWKEALRFRKAHKDITVYGYDFEFIDLDNKKLFSFTKKYENKTLLAALNFSSENVDFTIPNDSSSFKLEFGNFPKKEVDASSRTLKPWEGRIYISE; encoded by the coding sequence ATGACTATTTCTTCTGCACATCCAGAAATAGAACCCAAGTGGTGGAAAGAGGCCACCATCTATCAGATTTATCCAGCAAGTTTCAAAGACTCAAATAACGATGGCTGGGGTGATATGAAAGGTATCGCCTCCAAGTTGGAGTACATCAAAGAGCTCGGTGCCGATGCGATTTGGATCTCGCCATTCTATGACTCGCCACAAGATGACATGGGTTACGATATTGCCAATTACGAGAAGGTCTGGCCAACCTACGGTACCAATGAAGAGTGCTTCGCCTTGATTGAAAAGACGCATAAGTTAGGTATGAAGTTTATCACCGACCTGGTCATCAACCACTGTTCCAGCGAACACGAATGGTTTAAAGAGAGTAGATCTTCCAAGACCAATCCAAAACGTGACTGGTTCTTCTGGAGACCTCCCAAGGGCTATGACGCCGATGGCGCACCAATCCCTCCAAACAACTGGAAGTCTTATTTTGGTGGTTCTGCGTGGACGTTCGACGAAAAGACACAAGAATTTTACTTGCGTTTATTTGCTACTCGTCAACCTGATCTCAATTGGGAAAGTGAAGATTGCAGAAAGGCAATCTATGAAAGTGCTGTTGGATATTGGTTAGACCATGGTGTTGATGGGTTTAGAATAGATGTGGGAAGCTTATATTCTAAAGTTCACGGCTTACCAGACGCTCCTATCGTCGATGAAAGCTCAATTTGGCAATCCAGTGACCCAATGACTTTGAATGGTCCACGTATTCACGAGTTCCACCAGGAAATGAATAGCTTTATCAGAGACAGAGTTAAGGATGGCAGAGAGATTATGACGGTTGGTGAAATGCAGCATGCATCCGACGAGACCAAGAAGTTGTATACAAGTGCTTCAAGACACGAGCTTGGCGAGCTATTCAACTTTTCTCATACCGATGTTGGGACTTCACCATTGTTCCGTTATAGCTTGGTCCCCTTTGAATTAAAAGATTGGAAAATTGCCCTCGCAGAGCTTTTCAGGTACATTAACGGAACTGATTGTTGGTCAACAATTTATCTGGAAAACCACGATCAACCTCGTTCTATCACGAGGTTTGGTGACGACTCCCAAAAAAATCGTGCTATTTCTGGTAAGTTACTGTCGGTGTTGTTGGCGTCACTGACCGGCTCTTTGTTCATTTATCAAGGACAAGAGTTGGGCCAAatcaatttcaagaatTGGCCTGTCGAAAAGTACGAGGATGTTGAAATCAGAAACAACTACAGGCTTATTAGGGAAGAGTATGGTGAAAAATCAGAGcaaatgaagaagtttttgGAAGGAATTGCCCTTATGTCCAGAGACCATGCAAGAACCCCTATGCCTTGGACTCATGAAGAGCCAAATGCTGGCTTCTCCGGGCCTACTGGCAAGCCATGGTTCTACTTGAACGAATCTTTCAGGGAGGGAATCAACGTCGAAGACGAGCAAAAGGATCCAAACTCTGTGTTAGCTTTCTGGAAGGAAGCTTTGAGATTTAGAAAGGCACACAAGGATATCACCGTTTATGGCTATGATTTCGAGTTCATCGACTTGGACAACAAGAAACTGTTCAGTTTCACCAAGAAGTACGAGAATAAGACTTTGCTTGC